Proteins from one Fragaria vesca subsp. vesca linkage group LG6, FraVesHawaii_1.0, whole genome shotgun sequence genomic window:
- the LOC101312652 gene encoding uncharacterized protein LOC101312652, whose amino-acid sequence MEVFKPGLKLCSSTKELSRFDGASTSEQRKKENSIKIEKASYDCNLETESRNKGAEMAMNKSLVLGCSSSKVNLSKSKGKAVLCSSSEIEELNERMRILEEETESMKQELFESAEERRKLTNEIYQQFQILTREFKINVGSTSENSSQDERTGTHLSEDLQQELAQTLSMLMLTQ is encoded by the exons ATGGAAGTTTTCAAGCCTGGGTTGAAACTATGTTCATCAACTAAGGAGCTTTCGAGATTTGATGGTGCAAGCACTAGTGAGCAAAGAAAGAAAGAGAATAGCATCAAAATTGAAAAGGCATCATATGACTGCAACTTAGAGACTGAGTCAAGGAACAAGGGTGCTGAAATGGCTATGAACAAGTCGCTGGTACTAGGTTGTTCAAGCAGTAAGGTGAACCTTTCTAAGAGCAAAGGTAAAGCTGTATTGTGCTCCTCTAGTGAAATTGAAGAACTAAATGAAAGAATGAGGATTCTTGAAGAAGAAACTGAAAGTATGAAGCAAGAATTATTTGAGAGTGCAGAAGAACGAAGGAAGTTGACAAATGAGATATATCAGCAGTTTCAGATATTAACAAGAGAGTTCAAGATTAATGTTGGAAGTACTAGTGAGAACTCTTCACAG GATGAGAGAACAGGAACGCATTTATCAGAGGATTTACAACAAGAATTAGCTCAAACTTTGTCAATGCTGATGTTAACACAATGA